caaaggATACGAGAACAGTGCTGTGGAGCACATATCAGATTACTTGTTAAACATTTAcataaaattcaaatcaaacccATGATAAAGTATTAAAAGCTAATGAGCATGATCCAATCTTGAAGTGTCTAAAAGACAAAAGCCTGAATCTTGGACATTAGGGATGAGAAGCTGAAAACAATACGGTCCCTTTATTCATTACGTCTCTCCTCAAGCGCTGCTCACAAGCACGTTAGTAGCCTTCGTGGTTGCAGTCGCTGGGCCTCGGGTCAAAGCTTTTACGCTTAAGGGACTGTCTGCCTTCTGTCAACACCAAATTTCATAAAGAAATCAATCAaagcaacaaaacaaaagaaaaagtctGTAACCCATGAGAGTGAACAAGAAACTAACCATTCTACAAGTACCAGCCTTCAAGTCACAGACAGGGTACGCCTGAGGGCAGCAGCTAGATCCATCCTCGCAGCAAGTGGCTGACTCTAGCGGACAACATCCCCAGCTGTAGCATTTTCCTTTGTACTCATAGAGACAACAACAAGTGGACTTGGCTGGACAAGTGTAAGACTTGTCACAAACAACTGGTGCAGGTGGTGGCGGTTTTGGTGGGTTTGAGCCTGATGATTTGGTAGGGTACGAAGCCATCATTGCCACACCACATTTACCGGAGGAATCTTTGATGTTACGTTGGAGCTTAATGTATCCGCTTTCGCCCCAGTTTGATCCCCATGAGTTACGAATAATCCAGTAGTCTTGACCTTCTGAGGTTCCGTATCCCACGGCTACCACACCATGGTCCAAAGCTGTTCCACATGTTCCTGTAAACACaccctgaaaaaaaaaacaccacaaCATTAGTCGGAAGACATTTCAAACTCGGATCGGATCAGATAGTACGGTAGtatctaaatattaaaaaaacaacaaaatatatactttaatgAATTGTAAACCAATTGTTTTGTTTAGTATATTACCGATTTGTAAAGCTGGAAAGCTCGGCCACCAGCTTCAATGGCAACACTAATAGGTTGATTAGCAAGAGCTTTCTTCAATGAATTCTCGTTTTCAGGAACATCCTCATAACCATCGATGGTAACAACACGAGTGTTCTTCTGCAAGAAGACAAAACAGAACATAACACATGAGTATTACCAAAATTTAATAACCATAAACTACAAAAACATTAGCACTATGATCAAACCTTATCGGTATTGCATATGTTATCATCAGTAGCGGTATAAGGGTAATCTTCCTCAGTATCAATACCACCATTGCTAATAATGAACTGAAAAGCATAGTCCATGAGACCACCACCACATCCATTATTGTAACTTGTGTCACAATCAACAAGTTCTTGCTCCGACAGAGACACTAACTCCCCTGTCTTGATCTGGTTTATCCCTTCAACCGCTCCAATCGCCGAAAACGCCCAACAACTTCCTATTTATACTCAAAAAAATCATTACGTTCATTATTAACAGCGACTAAAAGGCAATCGCAAACGCAAACGCAATTCaagaaacaagaaacaagaaaGGGAGAGATCATGAAGTCATACCACAGGATCCTTGATCTTTGACCGGAACAACGGCGCCTTTGGCTCTCCAGTCAATTTCATCAGGCAACGTATCTCCAACGTTATGTAGATACCTCTCTGACTTCACCGAGTCTCTGGTCCTCTCCATCTTACTCCTCAAGTAAATCGCTCGAAACTCTTCGTTTGTCAGATCGGCGAACCGGGTCAACCCGAGTTCGTAGCTCTGGTTCGGGACAGAGTTGTGCTCTTGCACGAACTTCACGTTGTCCATGAAGATCTCGAACCGTTTATCCTTCTCTCCTAGACCATTGTAGttcttgtgattctccactagcCACCGCTCGAACATCTTCACTTCCTCGGGGTTCCGATGATCCACCTTCGCCGTGACGACGTCGAGAGAGGAGGAAGCTAGTAACACCGAGAGGGTCACGAGAGCTAGGGTTGTGAATTTGATTGGAGTAGACATTGTCTTAGATTTTGGTTATGTTTCAATGAGATTTGTGCAACTGTTGCGTGAAAGTATTTATAGAGAAGTAAAGTTTTGTCTTCGAGAGGGATAGATGTGTTCTTCGTATTGGCTCTGACGTgtcattatttttataatatactatataatatagtttaatctggaaaagagaaagaaaaaatgtcACATCACATGGTTTCAGGAAATTTCGTTTTATTAAATACAATACTATATGTTAAGATTAGAGAGAATTGGTAATTCATAATTAGAATCAACGGGGTTAGCCTTTTTTCTTGCTTATTTTGTGTAAAGTCACCTATTGTTTAAACTGTAGCTTATATCGAATTAAAACTTAGATAAATCACTTCTTCTGATAgtttatttgtttcatttttgcATCAAGATACTAGATTTTATATCAAACCTTAACACATGGTATGTTTTCATAACCAAACTTCTCCAGCTTTAATATTTACAGGGTGTTTCTTAGTTTTGGAAAACCTAATTTGAACCTTTCACAGAGTAGTTTATTACAGACTCTTCTAACCGTTCTCTGTAGGTACCACTATATACCAGCCTAACCCCAGTGACCCATATGTCATATGTGTTACACGCACTTTGGAAACTATAAAGTAACACATTTTGTAtcaacataaaatattaaaaaatacaatttggAAGTCGATGATGGTTTACTATTATTGTAGGTTACACCAGCCAGTAGAATATTCCGttctcaattattttatttgttgctTGCACCCTACAAATTCGTATATTGATAATTTCAACTCGGAAAGTAGAACGAGGAACTGTTCGTTCCTAAGTCTTAGCTCTTAAGATCTCTATTATGTAAACCTCGTTCATATAATCTTGTTTTACCAAATCAgcataatattttcaaaagttaCTTATATATATGCGTCCTGCCATAGGGTACTAATACATTAATAATACTACCATTGTTATGTAAGTCTGTGACTATTGAAGCTTGAGTAATTTCATTCGTATTAAAAGCAAGTCAACTGGAATATGGTTGgatgtttagtgttttgtaaGAATGCAGTAGCGTCTCACGctatatagttttataaattatggtaaaactaaattatttataaagtacTGCCgaagtaaaaagaaaagagtagagagagagaggacggaAGGAGTCTGAACGGCTGGTAAGGAACAAGGGTGAGGTTCACCGGCTCCAGCAATCGTCTCTTCCTCCTCCGCCTCCTCCGATTCGTACGTTTCTGTTGACGGAAGGAGTCTGAACTACCAAAGCCAACGGAGAttgagaggaggaggagggaggGGGTTTCGTTGCAGAGGCCACCGTGGGTAAAATCGGAGCTGGTGAGAGGGAATCTCGTGGAGATTGTATCGACTGAGTctcgtcttcttcctccatcATCGTCAGATCGATGCGAAATTCAAAGTTTTTGAGTAGATCTGAGATTGTTCTCACCGGCGAAGAAGGGATAAGATCGCCGGATGAGTAATCTCTCCGTTATTGACCCGATTTTAAATTGACGGATGGAGGAGGAAAGAGCGGAGACGGCTGAAGAAttcggcgaggagagagaggagcATGAGAGGGAGTGCCTTGTCGGAGCTCTGGATTGGAGCCATCATCCAAGGTGGTTTTCTCGCTTGGAGGGACGACGCGCTCGCGTGGAGGCCGTGGCGTGAGAAGATCGGATTGCATGTTCGAGTTGTGGTTTCGGGAGATGGAGGCTACCACAGATCCGTCGTCGCCGGCTTTTCTCCGGGGGGTGGAGGCTCCTTCAGCTCTGCCGACGCCGGTTCAAGTTCCCGAGAAGGGAGTCTTCCTTAGATTTACCTTCGCCGGTTTGGTGACGGAGTGCGGATGCTTTCATAGATCCGCGCTGCCGATGAGAAACCCGAAGCTTTTGGGTCAAGGTTACTATTGTTCGTTTAGTGCGAAGCTAGAAGTGGTTACTGTCTAGGTGGTTCTGGGACAGGGCGGAGGAGTTCTCGTTTTGATGATGAAGCTCTCCGCCGAGGTGAAGTCGGTCAAGTCAACAATTAGGTGGTTCTCGATGCGCGCGTCTAGGGTTTTAAGCGGTTCAAAGGCGGAGGTGATCTCGTGTTTCGATTGATCTCTTCCGCGTGTTGATAGTGCGGGTAGAACGATGATTTCTCTAGTGGCTGGAAGTTTGGTTGTGTCGGGGGAGATCTCGATGGTTTGAGAAAGACCTCCGACATGATG
This region of Brassica napus cultivar Da-Ae chromosome C5, Da-Ae, whole genome shotgun sequence genomic DNA includes:
- the LOC106416630 gene encoding probable cysteine protease RD21C, producing MSTPIKFTTLALVTLSVLLASSSLDVVTAKVDHRNPEEVKMFERWLVENHKNYNGLGEKDKRFEIFMDNVKFVQEHNSVPNQSYELGLTRFADLTNEEFRAIYLRSKMERTRDSVKSERYLHNVGDTLPDEIDWRAKGAVVPVKDQGSCGSCWAFSAIGAVEGINQIKTGELVSLSEQELVDCDTSYNNGCGGGLMDYAFQFIISNGGIDTEEDYPYTATDDNICNTDKKNTRVVTIDGYEDVPENENSLKKALANQPISVAIEAGGRAFQLYKSGVFTGTCGTALDHGVVAVGYGTSEGQDYWIIRNSWGSNWGESGYIKLQRNIKDSSGKCGVAMMASYPTKSSGSNPPKPPPPAPVVCDKSYTCPAKSTCCCLYEYKGKCYSWGCCPLESATCCEDGSSCCPQAYPVCDLKAGTCRMKADSPLSVKALTRGPATATTKATNVLVSSA